Sequence from the Pseudophaeobacter arcticus DSM 23566 genome:
CTGGGACAGCTCCGGCGCAATTCCCGCCCGTTGCGCCACCCTCCGATAGGCCTGAACGTCATATTCCCATAGCCCAAGACTAATCCTGTCACGGCCCACACCTGCGGATTTTATGATCTCTGGACTAAAGCCAAGACTGCGGTAGATCCGCACCATGCGACGGTCAAACACCCCGGCAAAATGGGGAATCGAGAGGTTTCGCATGATCTCCAGACCGGCAAGCGTCAGAGCGCCGGCCACATTTCCGGTTGCATCCCGCGAAAGGCAGAACCGGGTACATTCCCAGATCAATGGGCTGCAAATCGGATTGCCACCGGTCAGGTCCCCAAACACATCATTGACCATCACCGGCCCGGTTGTTGGCAAAAACCGCATCGAGCCACCATGGCGGCCATCGGGTGTTTCCCAGATCACATAGAGAGGGTTCAGCGCGTCATATTGATCGCGTTCCTCGCCCTGGTGATCCACCTGAACATCCCAACCCAATCTGGTTTGGAATTGATCGGCGCGATCCACAAACATCGAATGCGCCAAATCTGCATGGGCATTCAAATCACGTGCATAGACATAGCGTAGCATTTCATTAGTCCCCTTTTGCAAGAAATACAGGGGAAGCCTACGCCCGCAAAGCGAGTCCGCCCAAGGCTCAAGAGGCCTCAAAAGCGAATTAGTTAACGCTGCTAAGTGCAAGTATTTGAAATCAGGCGTTAGATAATCACCATTCCGCAGCTCACTGCGCGGGCAATGGCGTGGGTGGTGTTCAGCGCACCCAGCTTAAAGCGGGCGCTTTCAATATATACCCGCAAAGTGTGCTCGGAAATCGACAGGGTCTTTGCAACCTGCGCCCGGCTATATCCGATTCCCAACAGGGTAAGCGCATCCAGTTCTCGGGGGGACAGCGGCTGTGCCTGCTCTGGCGCGCGGTCGGGTTCAAACTCCAGCGCCTTACGATTGAAGTAATGCCCAATCAGGATCAGATCCCGGCTGTTTTGTTCGGTAAATTTGTCCCAGGTCGCATCATCGCAGTGGTGGCTTACTGAAAACAAGGCAAACTGGCCATTGGGGCCGCGAATGGGAACCGAATAGCCCTGATTGCCAACGCCATGTTCCATCGCATCCTGGAAAAACTCGCGCGCGGGTTTGCTTGACCAGCTAAGACGCCGCCAATCCACCGGATGAAAGCGCTGATAACAGCCTGAAACAACCGGGTCGATCCGCGTGTAGTTTTTGTTCTGATATTGCTGGGTCCAGGCATCTGAATAGGTGCCAAAATAGTAGTGATCCCCAGCGCTATCGACCCAGTGATACATCGCGTGATCAATGGCAAACACCTTGCAGATACTCTCAATGATACTCTGCAACCCCTCAAGGGTCTGCGTGCCATCCAACGCCGTCAGTATCTTGTCCAGTTCAGTTTTGGTCGTCATGGCGCCATGATATCACTCTTCTTTGGAAGCAATCTGTCCCCGTTTTCGCGCTAAAAGATCCGCGCGGGACCAGTCCTCCTCATTCCCCGCCCCTTGTTTCTGCACTTAAGCGGCTCAGGTCAACGAAATCGTTGACCATTTGCCCATTTCTTGGGCGCCAAAGGCCGAAAATCCACAGGAGCTTGATACCGATAGATTAAGTTTGCCAGGTCACATGACCAAGAGCAATTCCACCCGGGTTGAACGAAGCCCCCATCCAGCCAGGTGGCCATCTCTGTTCAGCGCACACAAAAAACCGGCCGCCGCAGCTCCCAGGTTAGGGGAGCGCGACGTCCGGCTTGTCAAATTATCGGCTTTTGCGCCCAGATGGATCGGCTTATTTGCCCGCTTCAAGCACATCTTCAAGGGTGCGCAGACCGGTTCTTGGCGCCTGAACCAGAACCGACATATTGCCCGGCTTGTGCTCGTTGCGCAGCATTTTCATATGCGCATCCGGCAGATCCGCCCAAGAGAAGACTTCCGACATGCAGGGGTCAAGGCGACGTTCAACCATCAGCTTGTTCGCAGCGGCAGCCTGCTTCAGGTGGGCAAAGTGAGAGCCCTGCAGGCGCTTCTGGTGCATCCACATGTAGCGCACGTCGAAGGTCAGGTTAAAGCCGGAGGTGCCCGCACAGATCACCACCATGCCGCCTTTTTTACAAACAAAGGTCGAAACCGGGAAGGTCGCCTCGCCAGGGTGTTCAAACACCATGTCGACGTTGTTGCCCTTACCGGTGATCTCCCAGATGGCGGCGCCAAATTTGCGCGCTTCTTTGAACCAGGCGGCGTATTCCGGTGTGTTCACTGTCGGCATCTGGCCCCAGCAGTTGAAATCCTTGCGGTTCAACACGCCCTTGGCGCCCAGCCCCATGACAAAGTCCCGTTTGCTCTCGTCCGAGATCACCCCGATTGCATTGGCGCCCGCCGTGTTGATCAGCTGGATCGCGTAGGATCCCAGACCACCCGATGCGCCCCAGACCAGAACGTTCTGGCCCGGCTTCAGATCGTGGGGCTCATGCCCAAACAACATCCGATAGGCGGTGGCCAGCGTCAGCGTATAGCAGGCGCTTTCCTCCCAGGTCAGATGCTTGGGGCGCGGCATCAGCTGCTGGCTTTGCACCCGGGTGAACTGGCTAAAGGAGCCATCCGGTGTCTCATAGCCCCAGATCCGCTGGCTGGGGGAATACATCGGATCGCCGCCGTTGCATTCTTCGTCGTCGCCATCATCCTGGTTGCAGTGAATGACAACTTCATCGCCGATCTTCCAGCGCTTGACCTTGTCACCCACGGCCCAAACGATACCCGCAGCATCAGACCCGGCAACATGATAGGGGGCCTTGTGCCCGTCAAACGGCGAGATTGGCTTGCCCAAGGCGGCCCAAACGCCATTATAGTTGACACCAGCGGCCATCACCAAAACCAAAACGTCGTGGCTGTCCAGCTCAGGAACCTCAACCACTTCCTGCAACATTGCAGAATCCGGCTCACCGTGGCGGTCTTTGCGGATGGCCCAGGCGTACATTTTCTTGGGAACATAGCCCATGGGTGGCATTTCACCGACCTCATACAGGTCTTTTTCAGGAGCCTCGTAAGACAGCGGTCCGGTTTGTGTGTCCAAAGCCATGGTGGCCTCCTCGTTCAAAGGTCATTGCTGCGATGCAGAATCGCAGCTGCTCCCTGAGAAATAAAAACAGCAGGGTAACATTGCAACCCCCGATGGGGTCATTTTGTAATTTTATGACCTCGCAGTCGCAGAAACACCCAATGCAGTCGCAGCATCATCCGCCTGTTCAAGACCCAGTGGCCCCTCTGGAAGCAGATGCGCAATGGAGTTTGCATAGTACCGCAGCAGGTCCTGTTTGGCCTGCACCGGCATCAACAGCCCGTCTTGCTGCCGCACCAGCCCCCGCATAACCAGAATGCGTCGGGCCTCTTCTGCGGCGGTGCGCAGGCTGGCGCTGTGATGATGCACCTCAATTGCCGGCATCTGCTGGTGCATCGCCACCATGTGACGCTCCAGAGTTTCCACCCGCATGGCACCCTGGCGCAGCAACAGCCAGGCCGCCAGCGGCACCGGCAGAACCGGGACAGCCGCCCCGATCCGTGACAGCAGTTCAGCGGCAAGATCCGTAGTCAGACGGGCTGTCTGATCAACTGTCAGGTCGGCGGCAGGTTCGCGGGTGGGACCCTCCGCCCCATGGTTTTGCTGCTGCAAATCGCCGTCCTCTTGGCGGTCTTTTGCAAAATCCCGCAGGCTTAGCGGGCGGCCAAAATTTACAGCGGCATAGCCAAAACGGTGATAGCGGCCTGTCAGCCACAACCAGAGCTGGCGCAAAACGCGCGCCATGACGACACCGATTCGGGCCTTGAAGCGGCGTTCCCCGGCGCGTGCCGCCGATGTCAGAATGGTATCTTCCAAGACCCAGTCATAGTTTAAGGCCACCGGAACAAAGATCACATCGCGCCCCTGCGGATCCTCAGCATAGGCGTCGCCCGCTTCAACGATGTATTTCAATAACCCCAACTTTGGTTCAGCCAGGGCCCCATCCAGGCTCAACCCTCCCTCGGGGAACATCGCCTGGGTTGCCCCGCCCTGCGTGGCCAGCCGCATATAGGCCGAAAGCACCCTGCGGTAGAGATCATTGCGCGATTTACGCCTGATAAAATAGGCCCCCATGGCGCGGATCAGCCGAGACAGAGGCCAGACACGCGCCCATTCCCCCACCGCATAAGACAGCGCCGAGCGCCGCGCTGCCAGATAGGTCACCAGTACGTAGTCCATATTGGAGCGGTGATTCATCACAAAAACCAGCGTTGCATTTGGATCAAGTTGGCGCAGCGCCGCTTCGTCCTGATATCCAAGCCGCACACGGTAGATGGCGTTTGACAGCATGCGCGCAGCCCGAATGGCAAAGCCAAAATAGGCAAAGGCCGAAAAGCTCGGCACGATCTCCCGGGCATAGCTGCGGGCCTGTTCAAAGGCGACGTTTTCTGGGATGCCCTCAGCGGCGGCATGGCGCGCAATCTCCCGCGCCACCTCGGGATCATAAATCAAGCGTTGGATCATGTCATAGCGGCGGGTCAGTTTGAACGGCTCAATCGGCCGTTCCAACCGCATATTCAACCGCGCCACAGCCCGCTCGAACCGGCGACGAAAGAACCAGCGCACCGAAGGAAACAAAAAATGCGAGGCAAAAGTGACCGCCGCAAACAGCAGGATCAGCACCAAAAGCCAAAGCGGAAGCTCAACTGTTCGCGTCATAATCAAAGCCTACAAAAATATCCGATACAGGAAAAGGAAACTGGTCGCGAAGTCACAGCTTCCGAATCTTTAAAGCTGCCCCTTAGAAAGTAATCACTTTGTGATAGCCTGTCGTTAGCTTCCCCCCCCGATGGGATCCCGTGGGAGCCCGCTTCGAGACAAAAACAAAGGGAAATGATTGTCATGAACCGAAGAACCATCTTCAAAACTGCTTTGGCTGCAATTCTGGCCTCCACCATCGCTCTTCCGGCTGCTGCACTGGACCGTCGGGTCACCATCGTAAATGATACCAATTACACAATTATGGAATTCTACGGCTCCAACAAGGGGACTGATTCCTGGGAAGAGGATATCCTTGGGCGCGACGTGTTGCGACCAGGCCAATCCGTCCGCATCGATTTTGATGATGGTACCGGCTACTGCAAATTCGACTTCAAGGCGATTTTTGACGATGATGACGTGCTGGTGGCGCGCGGGATCAATGTCTGCAAGATCGGCACCTATACATATAATTAATCTGGAAAATGGCCCAACTTACCCCCCCTGGCAATCTGCTTGCCGGGGTCTGGGCCGCAGGGTTGCAAGAGCACGTCTTTGCCATGCAAAGGCGTGTTTTTTTGTGCCATCGCCCGAATTGCCGCAACGCAGCGAATTGACATGGGTTGAAAATTGCAGTCTAGATCGCCTCGACGAAATATAATTACCGACCAAACAGCGCGAGGCTCACCATGTCGCAGATGCAGAATGACCGCAAAACTGATCGTCCCTGGCTGATCCGGACCTATGCCGGCCACTCCACTGCAGAGGCCTCGAATGCACTGTACCGCTCCAACCTGGCCAAGGGACAAACCGGCCTCTCGGTGGCTTTTGATCTGCCCACCCAGACCGGCTATGACAGTGACCATGTTCTGGCCCGCGGCGAAGTCGGCAAGGTTGGCGTCCCTATTGGCCACCTCGGTGATATGCGCAGCCTGTTTGATCAGATCCCGCTGGAGCAGATGAACACCTCGATGACCATCAATGCCACCGCGCCCTGGCTGCTGTCGCTCTATATTGCCGCCGCAGAAGAGCAAGGCGCGGATGTCAGCCAGTTGCAAGGCACAGTGCAAAACGATCTGATCAAAGAATATCTGAGCCGCGGCACCTATATCTGCCCGCCCAAGCCCAGCCTCAAGATGATCGCGGATGTGGCCGAATACTGCTACACCAATGTCCCCAAATGGAACCCGATGAATGTCTGCTCCTACCACCTGCAGGAGGCCGGCGCGACCCCCGAGCAGGAGCTGGCCTTTGCCCTTGCCACTGCACAGGCGGTTCTGGACGAGTTGAAGCCCCGCATCGCGCCCGAGGATTTCCCGGCACTTGTTGGCCGGATCTCTTTCTTTGTGAATGCCGGCATCCGTTTTGTCACCGAGATGTGCAAGATGCGCGCCTTTGTTGATCTCTGGGATGAGATCTGCCGCGACCGCTACGGTGTCGAGGATTCCAAATTCCGCCGCTTCCGCTACGGGGTGCAGGTGAATTCGCTTGGCCTGACCGAACAACAGCCCGAAAATAACGTCTACCGCATCCTGATTGAAATGCTGGCTGTGACGCTCTCAAAAAAGGCCCGCGCCCGTGCCGTGCAGCTGCCGGCCTGGAACGAAGCCCTGGGCCTGCCCCGCCCCTGGGATCAGCAATGGTCGATGCGGATGCAGCAGATCCTGGCCTATGAAACCGACCTTCTGGAGTATGAAGACCTGTTTGAAGGCAACCCGGCTGTCGACAAAAAGGTCGAGGCCCTGAAGGAAGGCGCCCGGGCCGAACTGGCCAACCTGCAATCCATGGGCGGCGCTGTTGCCTCGATTGAATATATGAAATCCCGCCTGGTGGACTCCAACGCCGAGCGCCTGAACCGCATTGAACGCAACGAGACCATTGTGGTGGGGGTGAACCGCTGGACCGAGGGTGAAGCCTCACCGCTGCAGACCGAAGACGGCGGCATCATGGTGGTTGACCCCGCCGTAGAGCAAGAACAGATCTCACGCCTCAACGCCTGGCGCGCCGCGCGCGACACCGACGCCGTGGCAAAGGCCCTGGCCGACCTGCGCGCTGCCGCGCGCGATGGCAGCAACATCATGCCCCCCTCGATCAATGCCGCCAAAGCTGGCGTCACCACTGGCGAATGGGCCGAAGAAATGCGCAAAGTCCACGGCACATATCGTGGCCCCACCGGGGTATCCGGCTCGCCGTCAAACAAGACCGAAGGGCTGGAGGATCTCCGCGAGGCGGTCAATGCCGTCTCCGATCAGCTGGGGCGCCGGTTAAAGTTCGTGGTTGGCAAACCTGGTCTGGACGGCCATTCAAATGGGGCCGAGCAAATCGCCTTCCGTGCCCGGGACTGCGGCATGGACATCACCTATGACGGCATTCGAATGACCCCCGAGGAACTGGTTGCACAGGCGCAGGATGACGGTGCCCATGTTGTTGGCCTGTCCATTCTCTCCGGCAGTCACCTGCCACTTGTCGAAGAATTGATGCAGCGCATGCGCCAGGCTGACCTAGGCCATATCCCCGTTGTGGTCGGCGGAATCATTCCTGATGAGGATGCAGAGAAATTGGGGAAAATGGGCGTCGCCCGCGTATACACTCCAAAGGATTTTGAATTAAACACAATCATGGCGGATATTATTAAACTTTCACACCCCGCATAGATTGCCAAAATACTCGTTTTTTTCCAAAATGACCCAGCTAACTTAAAAATTAGACTGGTAATCTCCATTTAGTTTGGCATTAAGGCATATAACGCAACGATTTGTGTGCGATATCTCAACTTGGAGTATCAATATGAGCTTTGACCTTTCAAAAATGTCCCGTAAAGAGCTTTTGGAACTAAAGACCGGCATTGATGACGCCCTGAAAGAAGCAGAACAGCGCGAGCGCAAGGAAGCCATTAAGGCCGCCGAAGAGGCCGCTGCCAAGTTTGGCTTCTCTCTGGAGGAAATCGCAGGCCAGGCAAAGAGCACCGGCAAGAAACAAAAGGCCGCTGCAAAATACCGTAACCCACACAATCCAGAAGAAACTTGGAGTGGCCGTGGTCGCAAGCCTCATTGGGTGCATTCCGCCATCACCTCTGGTATGGATATCTCTGACCTGGAAATCTGAATCCAGAACAGGAGACAACCATGACCATTCATATCGGCGCTCAAAAGGGTGATATTGCAGAAACCGTTCTCATGCCAGGCGACCCCTATCGGGCCAAATGGGCAGCAGAGAATTTCCTGCAGGATGCCCAACTGGTAAACGAAGTGCGCGGAATGCTGGGCTATACCGGCAGTTGGAAGGGTCACAGGGTTACAATTCAGGGCAGCGGCATGGGAATGCCCTCCCTTTCGATCTACGCAAATGAATTGATCCGGGACTTTGGGGCAAAAACCCTGATCCGTATCGGGTCATGTGGCGGAATGCAGCCGCAGGTCAAATTGCGCGATGTTATTTTGGCGATGACAGCAACCACCCTCGCCTCCCCCTCCCAAAGCATTTTTAAGGAAGTGAACTTTGCCCCCTCGGCGGATTGGTCACTTTTGCATGCCGCGGTGCAGGCAGCACAATCGCGCGATATTGGCACTCATGTTGGTGGCATTTATTCCTCCGATACCTTTTATGACGAACGCTCCGATCTGAACGAACAGATGGTGCGCCACGGCATTCTTGGCGTCGAAATGGAGGCGGCTGAGCTGTACACTCTGGCGGCCCGCTATCAGTGCCGCGCCTTGGCTGTTCTCACGGTTTCTGACCACCTGGGCACCGGCGAAGCCCTGCCCTCTGACCAGCGGGAACGCAGCTTTGGTGATATGGTCGAAATCGCTTTGGAAGCCGCCTTTGCCTGAGGCGCAGAACCCTCGGTACTGACCCCACGGCACAGAACCCTCGGCAAAGGCTGACAGTGGCGATGATCTTCAGCCCTGCGCGTCGCGCTCAAAAAGGCGCCCCTTGCTGGGGCGCCTTTTTCTTGGCACCTCCGCCTGATGAACAACGCTGCCCCATCTGTGTTTCGATGCCGCAGCGCGTCGCCTTGGCGGCGCGCTGCCGGGCCCAAGGGGGGCTGCCGGGCCCAAGGGGGGCTGCCGCATCTTTGATGCGGCAAGCCCTGCGCGGGAGCCCCCCCTCTTGCGAAAAACATCTCGACCGGAAGTTACCGCCCGTGGCTTTGATTGTAGCCATTCAAATCCGGGCTCTGCCAATCGCCTAGCGCGCCCGCCTCTGGGGCAAAGACCTCCACCAACAGCGGATAGCAGGCAGCGGCATCGCTGGAATGTTCCGCAGAACAATCCCCACCCGGACAGGCGCTCAAAGCCCCCAAAAGCGGGATCTCGGCAAAAAACTCCAGAAA
This genomic interval carries:
- a CDS encoding acyl-homoserine-lactone synthase, which encodes MLRYVYARDLNAHADLAHSMFVDRADQFQTRLGWDVQVDHQGEERDQYDALNPLYVIWETPDGRHGGSMRFLPTTGPVMVNDVFGDLTGGNPICSPLIWECTRFCLSRDATGNVAGALTLAGLEIMRNLSIPHFAGVFDRRMVRIYRSLGFSPEIIKSAGVGRDRISLGLWEYDVQAYRRVAQRAGIAPELSQLWFDRSFGGTSAEAPMRMTG
- a CDS encoding helix-turn-helix transcriptional regulator — protein: MTTKTELDKILTALDGTQTLEGLQSIIESICKVFAIDHAMYHWVDSAGDHYYFGTYSDAWTQQYQNKNYTRIDPVVSGCYQRFHPVDWRRLSWSSKPAREFFQDAMEHGVGNQGYSVPIRGPNGQFALFSVSHHCDDATWDKFTEQNSRDLILIGHYFNRKALEFEPDRAPEQAQPLSPRELDALTLLGIGYSRAQVAKTLSISEHTLRVYIESARFKLGALNTTHAIARAVSCGMVII
- the ccrA gene encoding crotonyl-CoA carboxylase/reductase codes for the protein MALDTQTGPLSYEAPEKDLYEVGEMPPMGYVPKKMYAWAIRKDRHGEPDSAMLQEVVEVPELDSHDVLVLVMAAGVNYNGVWAALGKPISPFDGHKAPYHVAGSDAAGIVWAVGDKVKRWKIGDEVVIHCNQDDGDDEECNGGDPMYSPSQRIWGYETPDGSFSQFTRVQSQQLMPRPKHLTWEESACYTLTLATAYRMLFGHEPHDLKPGQNVLVWGASGGLGSYAIQLINTAGANAIGVISDESKRDFVMGLGAKGVLNRKDFNCWGQMPTVNTPEYAAWFKEARKFGAAIWEITGKGNNVDMVFEHPGEATFPVSTFVCKKGGMVVICAGTSGFNLTFDVRYMWMHQKRLQGSHFAHLKQAAAANKLMVERRLDPCMSEVFSWADLPDAHMKMLRNEHKPGNMSVLVQAPRTGLRTLEDVLEAGK
- a CDS encoding 1-acyl-sn-glycerol-3-phosphate acyltransferase: MTRTVELPLWLLVLILLFAAVTFASHFLFPSVRWFFRRRFERAVARLNMRLERPIEPFKLTRRYDMIQRLIYDPEVAREIARHAAAEGIPENVAFEQARSYAREIVPSFSAFAYFGFAIRAARMLSNAIYRVRLGYQDEAALRQLDPNATLVFVMNHRSNMDYVLVTYLAARRSALSYAVGEWARVWPLSRLIRAMGAYFIRRKSRNDLYRRVLSAYMRLATQGGATQAMFPEGGLSLDGALAEPKLGLLKYIVEAGDAYAEDPQGRDVIFVPVALNYDWVLEDTILTSAARAGERRFKARIGVVMARVLRQLWLWLTGRYHRFGYAAVNFGRPLSLRDFAKDRQEDGDLQQQNHGAEGPTREPAADLTVDQTARLTTDLAAELLSRIGAAVPVLPVPLAAWLLLRQGAMRVETLERHMVAMHQQMPAIEVHHHSASLRTAAEEARRILVMRGLVRQQDGLLMPVQAKQDLLRYYANSIAHLLPEGPLGLEQADDAATALGVSATARS
- a CDS encoding protein meaA: MSQMQNDRKTDRPWLIRTYAGHSTAEASNALYRSNLAKGQTGLSVAFDLPTQTGYDSDHVLARGEVGKVGVPIGHLGDMRSLFDQIPLEQMNTSMTINATAPWLLSLYIAAAEEQGADVSQLQGTVQNDLIKEYLSRGTYICPPKPSLKMIADVAEYCYTNVPKWNPMNVCSYHLQEAGATPEQELAFALATAQAVLDELKPRIAPEDFPALVGRISFFVNAGIRFVTEMCKMRAFVDLWDEICRDRYGVEDSKFRRFRYGVQVNSLGLTEQQPENNVYRILIEMLAVTLSKKARARAVQLPAWNEALGLPRPWDQQWSMRMQQILAYETDLLEYEDLFEGNPAVDKKVEALKEGARAELANLQSMGGAVASIEYMKSRLVDSNAERLNRIERNETIVVGVNRWTEGEASPLQTEDGGIMVVDPAVEQEQISRLNAWRAARDTDAVAKALADLRAAARDGSNIMPPSINAAKAGVTTGEWAEEMRKVHGTYRGPTGVSGSPSNKTEGLEDLREAVNAVSDQLGRRLKFVVGKPGLDGHSNGAEQIAFRARDCGMDITYDGIRMTPEELVAQAQDDGAHVVGLSILSGSHLPLVEELMQRMRQADLGHIPVVVGGIIPDEDAEKLGKMGVARVYTPKDFELNTIMADIIKLSHPA
- a CDS encoding H-NS histone family protein, yielding MSFDLSKMSRKELLELKTGIDDALKEAEQRERKEAIKAAEEAAAKFGFSLEEIAGQAKSTGKKQKAAAKYRNPHNPEETWSGRGRKPHWVHSAITSGMDISDLEI
- the deoD gene encoding purine-nucleoside phosphorylase yields the protein MTIHIGAQKGDIAETVLMPGDPYRAKWAAENFLQDAQLVNEVRGMLGYTGSWKGHRVTIQGSGMGMPSLSIYANELIRDFGAKTLIRIGSCGGMQPQVKLRDVILAMTATTLASPSQSIFKEVNFAPSADWSLLHAAVQAAQSRDIGTHVGGIYSSDTFYDERSDLNEQMVRHGILGVEMEAAELYTLAARYQCRALAVLTVSDHLGTGEALPSDQRERSFGDMVEIALEAAFA